The nucleotide window AATATCGTTCCAAGGAAGAAGTGCAGAAGATGCGCAATGAGCACGATCCGATCGAGCAGGTGCGTCAGCGTCTGATTGACGGCGGTCTTGCCAGCGAAGATGAGCTGAAGGCCATCGACAAGGACATCCGCGCAATCGTGTCCGATTCTGCCGACTTCGCCCAGACCAATCCCGAGCCGGATGAATCCGAACTCTGGACCGATATTTACATGCCGCTCTAAGGTGAAGGGATAGACTTATGCCAATTAAAGTTCTTATGCCGGCCCTCTCCCCGACCATGGAAGAAGGCAATCTGGCCAAGTGGGTCAAAAAAGAAGGTGACAAGATCGAGATCGGCGACGTGATCGCAGAGATCGAGACCGACAAGGCCACCATGGAAGTCGAGTCTGTCGACGAGGGCACTCTCGGCAAGATCCTCGTTGCCGAAGGTTCTCAGGGCGTCAAGGTCAACGAGCTGATCGCCCTGATCCTTGAAGAAGGCGAAGATGCTTCTGCTCTCGACAGCGTTTCTGCCGATGCCGCTCCGGCTCCGGCTGCTGAAGCACCTGCTGCTCCGGCTTCCGTTCCGGCCGCACCGAAATCTGCCGCTCCGGTTACCGTTCCTGATGTCGATGACGAGCCGGAAATTCCTGCTGGCACACCGATGAAGACCCAGACCGTCCGCGAAGCACTGCGTGATGGCATGGCCGAGGAAATGCGTCGCGACGATGACGTCTTCCTGATTGGTGAAGAAGTGGCCCAGTATCAGGGAGCCTACAAGATCTCCCAGGGCATGCTGGAAGAGTTCGGCGAACGCCGCGTGATCGATACCCCGATCACCGAACACGGCTTCACTGGTCTTGCTGCCGGTGCTGCCATGGCCGGTCTGCGCCCGATCGTCGAGTTTATGACCTTCAACTTCGCCATGCAGGCGATTGACCACATCATCAACTCTTCCGCCAAGACCCTCTATATGTCCGGTGGCCAGATCCACAACCCGATCGTGTTCCGCGGTCCGAACGGTGCTGCTGCCCGCGTGGCTGCTCAGCACTCGCAGGATTACACCGCATGGTACAGCCAGATTCCTGGTCTGATTGTTGTGCATCCTTACACGGCAGCCGACTACAAGGGCCTGATCAAGTCCGCCATCCGTACCAACAACCCGGTTGTCTTCCTTGAGAACGAAATTCTCTATGGTCACAGCTTCGATGTTCCGGATGTTGACGACTTCACGGTTCCGCTCGGCAAGGCCCGCATCGCCCGCAAGGGTAGCGATGTGACCATCGTTTCCTTCGGCATTGGCATGCAGCATTCTCTCAACGCAGCTGAAGAGTTGGCCAAGGAAGGGATTGAAGCCGAAGTCATCGACCTTCGCACCATCCGCCCGCTCGACACCGAAACCATCATCCGCTCGGTCATCAAGACCGGCCGTTGCGTGGTGGTCGAAGAAGGCTGGCCGCAGGCCTCCACCGCTTCGGAAGTTGCCTTCCGCGTGATGGATCAGGCTTTTGACTATCTGGATGCGCCGGTTGCCCGCGTTTGCGGCAAGGACGTTCCGATGCCTTACGCTTCCAACCTCGAAAAACTGGCTCTGCCAAACGTTGCCGAGGTGATTGCTGCCGTCAAGGCTGTTACCTATACCGCTTAAAGGAGAGAGAAAATGCCCGTAACGATTACGATGCCGGCCCTTTCTCCGACCATGGAGAGCGGGACCCTTGCCAAATGGCTGGTCAAGGAAGGTGATGAAATCTCCTCTGGGGATGTGATCGCCGAGATTGAAACCGACAAGGCAACCATGGAAGTGGAAGCTGTTGACGAAGGCACCATCGGCAAGATCCTTGTCGAAGCTGGTACTGCCGACGTCGCTGTGAACGCTCCGATTGCGCTGTTGCTGGAAGAAGGCGAAGACGCCTCTGCTCTGGACGGGATGAGTGCTGCCAGCCCGGCTGCCGCTCCTGCGGCAGAAGCGGCTCCGGCCAAGGAAGCGGCAGCTCCGGCTGCTGCTGCTGCTGAAGCCAGCGTTGCTGCCGATCCGGCTCCAACGGCTGCCGATGGCAACCGCATCTTCTCTTCGCCGCTGGCTCGTCGCCTTGCCGAGATGAATGATCTGGATCTGGCCAAGGTAACCGGTACTGGGCCGCGTGGACGTATCGTCAAGCGCGATATCGACGCGGCCGTCGAAGCTGGTACCGCCAAGGCTGGTGCTCCGGCTGTAGCCGAGGCTCCAAAAGCTGCTGTTGCGTCTGCCGCTGCCGCTGCCGCTGCACCGGCTCCGGCTGCCGGTCCTTCCGATGCGCAGGTCCTCAAGCTGTTCGAAGAAGGCTCCTATGAGCTCGTTCCGCACGACGGCATGCGCAAGACCATTGCAAAGCGCCTGACCGAAGCCAAGCAGACCATTCCGCACTTCTATGTGTCGGTCGACTGCAAACTGGACGATCTGCTCGCTCTGCGTGGCCAGCTGAATGCTTCGGCTCCGCGCAAGGACGACAAGCCTACGTTCAAGCTGTCGGTCAACGACATGGTGATCAAGGCTCTGGCTCTTGCCCTGCGCGATGTGCCTGATGCCAACGTCTCCTGGACGGCTGACAACATGGTCAAGCACAAGCATGTGGATGTCGGCGTTGCCGTTTCCATCGACGGTGGCCTGATCACCCCGATCATCCGCCGCGCCGAGGAAAAGGCTCTGTCCACCATCTCCAACGAGATGAAGGACATGGGCAAACGCGCCAAGGAACGCAAGCTCAAGCCTGAGGAATATCAGGGTGGTACGACCGCCGTGTCCAACATGGGCATGATGGGCGTCAAGAGCTTCTCTGCCGTTGTCAACCCGCCGCATTCGACCATTCTGGCC belongs to uncultured Cohaesibacter sp. and includes:
- a CDS encoding pyruvate dehydrogenase complex E1 component subunit beta, coding for MPIKVLMPALSPTMEEGNLAKWVKKEGDKIEIGDVIAEIETDKATMEVESVDEGTLGKILVAEGSQGVKVNELIALILEEGEDASALDSVSADAAPAPAAEAPAAPASVPAAPKSAAPVTVPDVDDEPEIPAGTPMKTQTVREALRDGMAEEMRRDDDVFLIGEEVAQYQGAYKISQGMLEEFGERRVIDTPITEHGFTGLAAGAAMAGLRPIVEFMTFNFAMQAIDHIINSSAKTLYMSGGQIHNPIVFRGPNGAAARVAAQHSQDYTAWYSQIPGLIVVHPYTAADYKGLIKSAIRTNNPVVFLENEILYGHSFDVPDVDDFTVPLGKARIARKGSDVTIVSFGIGMQHSLNAAEELAKEGIEAEVIDLRTIRPLDTETIIRSVIKTGRCVVVEEGWPQASTASEVAFRVMDQAFDYLDAPVARVCGKDVPMPYASNLEKLALPNVAEVIAAVKAVTYTA
- a CDS encoding pyruvate dehydrogenase complex dihydrolipoamide acetyltransferase, with the translated sequence MPVTITMPALSPTMESGTLAKWLVKEGDEISSGDVIAEIETDKATMEVEAVDEGTIGKILVEAGTADVAVNAPIALLLEEGEDASALDGMSAASPAAAPAAEAAPAKEAAAPAAAAAEASVAADPAPTAADGNRIFSSPLARRLAEMNDLDLAKVTGTGPRGRIVKRDIDAAVEAGTAKAGAPAVAEAPKAAVASAAAAAAAPAPAAGPSDAQVLKLFEEGSYELVPHDGMRKTIAKRLTEAKQTIPHFYVSVDCKLDDLLALRGQLNASAPRKDDKPTFKLSVNDMVIKALALALRDVPDANVSWTADNMVKHKHVDVGVAVSIDGGLITPIIRRAEEKALSTISNEMKDMGKRAKERKLKPEEYQGGTTAVSNMGMMGVKSFSAVVNPPHSTILAVGAGEKRPIIEGDEIKVATMMTVTLSTDHRTVDGALGAELLKAFKGYIENPMSMLV